From Zalophus californianus isolate mZalCal1 chromosome 16, mZalCal1.pri.v2, whole genome shotgun sequence, one genomic window encodes:
- the BTBD17 gene encoding BTB/POZ domain-containing protein 17: MLRLGSAKPGSWASFWAILTLVGLASRAAQRADVGSEATGTPINHSQTLLQRLQELLRQGNASDVVLRVQAVGTDEVRVFHTHRLLLGLHSELFRELLRNQSEVALQEPRDCAAVFDKFIRYLYCGELTVLLAQAIPLHRLATKYGVASLQRGVADYMRTHLAGGAGPAVGWYHYAVSTGDEALRQSCLQFLAWNLSAVAASAEWGAVSPELLAQLLPRSDLVLQDELELFHALEAWLGRTRPPPAVAERALRAIRYPMIPPAQLFQLQARSAALARHGEAVADLLLQAYQFHAASPLHFAKFFDVNGSAFLPRNYLAPAWGAPWVINNPARDDRSTSFQTQLGPSGHDAGRRVTWNVLFSPRWLPVSLRPVYADTAGTALPAARPEDGRPRLVVTPATSGGDAAGVSFQKTVLVGARQHGRLLVRHAYSFHQSSEEAGDFLAHADLQRRNSEYLVENALHLHLIVKPVYHTLIRTPK; the protein is encoded by the exons ATGCTTCGCTTGGGCTCTGCCAAGCCTGGGTCCTGGGCCAGCTTCTGGGCCATCCTGACCTTGGTGGGGCTGGCCTCTCGAGCAG CTCAGAGAGCCGATGTGGGCAGCGAGGCCACGGGCACCCCCATCAACCACTCCCAGACGCTGCTCCAGCGCTTGCAGGAGCTGCTAAGGCAGGGCAACGCCAGCGACGTGGTTCTGCGGGTGCAGGCGGTGGGTACCGACGAGGTCCGCGTCTTCCACACGCACCGCCTGCTGCTCGGCCTGCACAGTGAGCTGTTCCGGGAGCTGCTGAGGAACCAGAGCGAGGTGGCGCTTCAGGAGCCCCGGGACTGTGCTGCCGTCTTCGACAAGTTCATCAG GTACCTCTACTGCGGGGAGCTGACCGTGCTGCTGGCCCAGGCCATCCCCCTGCACAGGCTGGCCACCAAGTACGGCGTGGCCTCCCTGCAGCGCGGCGTGGCCGACTACATGCGCACGCACCTGGCGGGCGGCGCGGGCCCGGCGGTGGGCTGGTACCACTACGCGGTGAGCACCGGGGACGAAGCCCTGCGCCAGAGCTGCTTACAGTTCCTGGCCTGGAACCTGTCGGCCGTGGCAGCGAGCGCAGAGTGGGGCGCTGTGAGCCCCGAGCTGCTAGCGCAGCTCCTGCCGCGCTCGGACCTGGTGCTGCAGGACGAGCTGGAGCTGTTCCACGCGCTCGAGGCGTGGCTGGGCCGCACCCGGCCACCCCCCGCCGTGGCCGAGCGCGCGCTGCGAGCCATCCGCTACCCCATGATCCCGCCCGCGCAGCTCTTCCAGCTTCAGGCGCGCTCGGCGGCCCTCGCGCGCCACGGCGAGGCGGTGGCCGACCTGCTGCTGCAGGCCTACCAGTTCCACGCCGCCTCGCCGCTGCACTTCGCCAAGTTCTTCGACGTCAACGGCAGCGCCTTCCTGCCCCGCAACTACCTCGCGCCCGCCTGGGGCGCCCCGTGGGTCATCAACAACCCGGCCCGGGACGACCGCAGCACCAGCTTCCAGACGCAGCTGGGCCCGAGCGGCCACGACGCGGGCCGCCGGGTCACGTGGAACGTGCTCTTCTCGCCGCGCTGGCTGCCTGTCAGCCTGCGGCCCGTCTACGCGGACACCGCGGGCACCGCGCTGCCCGCCGCGCGCCCAGAGGACGGCCGGCCGCGCCTGGTGGTCACGCCGGCCACCAGCGGCGGCGACGCCGCGGGCGTGAGCTTCCAGAAGACCGTGCTGGTGGGGGCGCGCCAGCACGGCCGCCTGCTGGTCCGCCACGCCTACAGCTTCCACCAGAGCAGCGAGGAGGCGGGCGACTTCCTGGCGCACGCCGACCTGCAGCGGCGCAACTCCGAGTACCTGGTGGAGAACGCCCTGCACCTCCACCTCATCGTCAAGCCGGTCTACCACACCCTCATCCGGACCCCCAAGTAG
- the GPR142 gene encoding probable G-protein coupled receptor 142, which produces MTLEGREAAGPPRATLLPTANGSGPSQELEGHWPEIPERSPCVAGVIPVIYYSILLGLGLPVNLLTTVALTRLATRTRKPSYYYLLALTASDIVTQVVIVFVGFLLQGAVLARQVPQAVVRSANILEFAANHASVWIAVLLTVDRYSALCHPLRHRAASSPGRTRRAIATVLGAALLTGIPFYWWLDVWRDADPPSMLDEVLKWAHCLTVYFIPCGVFLVTNSAIVCRLRRKSQSGLRPRVGKSIAILLGVTTLFALLWAPRIFVMLYHLYVAPVHRDWRVHLALDVANMAAMLNTAVNFGLYCFVSKTFRATIREVVHDAHLPCTLGSRPEGPVVDPALKPPGLPKGAER; this is translated from the exons ATGACGCTTGAGGGGCGGGAGGCAG CTGGCCCGCCACGAGCGACCCTGCTGCCCACAGCCAATGGCAGTGGGCCAAGCCAGGAGTTGGAAGGCCATTGGCCAGAAATCCCAGAGCGGTCCCCGTGTGTGGCTGGTGTCATCCCTGTCATCTACTACAGCAtcctgctgggcctggggctgcctg TCAACCTCCTGACCACAGTGGCCTTGACCCGGCTGGCCACCAGGACCAGGAAGCCCTCCTACTATTACCTTCTGGCTCTCACGGCCTCGGATATCGTCACCCAGGTGGTCATCGTGTTCGTGGGTTTCCTCCTCCAGGGGGCCGTGCTGGCCCGGCAGGTGCCCCAGGCTGTGGTGCGCTCGGCTAACATCCTGGAGTTTGCCGCCAACCATGCCTCAGTCTGGATTGCTGTCCTGCTCACGGTGGACCGCTACAGCGCCCTGTGCCACCCGCTGCGTCACCGGGCCGCCTCGTCCCCAGGCCGGACCCGCCGGGCCATCGCCACCGTCCTCGGTGCCGCCCTGCTGACGGGCATCCCCTTCTACTGGTGGCTGGACGTGTGGAGGGACGCGGACCCCCCCAGCATGCTGGACGAAGTCCTCAAGTGGGCTCACTGCCTCACGGTCTATTTTATCCCCTGTGGCGTCTTCCTGGTCACCAACTCGGCCATCGTCTGCCGGCTGCGGAGGAAGAGCCAGAGTGGTCTGCGGCCCCGGGTGGGCAAGAGTATAGCCATCCTCCTGGGGGTCACCACCCTCTTCGCCCTCCTTTGGGCGCCCCGGATCTTTGTCATGCTCTACCACCTGTACGTGGCCCCTGTCCACCGCGACTGGAGGGTCCACCTGGCCTTGGACGTGGCCAACATGGCCGCCATGCTCAACACGGCAGTCAACTTTGGCCTCTACTGCTTTGTCAGCAAGACTTTCCGGGCCACCATCCGAGAGGTCGTCCACGATGCCCACCTGCCCTGCACGCTGGGGTCACGGCCAGAGGGCCCGGTGGTGGACCCTGCACTAAAGCCTCCAGGACTTCCCAAAGGGGCAGAACGGTAG